One Solanum pennellii chromosome 10, SPENNV200 genomic region harbors:
- the LOC107001726 gene encoding O-acyltransferase WSD1-like: MESSMGEGLRSRSSGLKAIETKRKGGIEEYDMVTVEDEPLSPMARLFHDRRFDVHAVAFMASKTRISPHPVKEKLVHTLLKHPRFTSLMVVDEENLIDMKWVQTKIDLDQHIIIVEVDETQLESPDKFVEDYIYNLSKTSLDRSKPLWDLHIINVKTRQAESVVVFRVHHSLGDGTSLISLLLACTRQTADNLKLPTIPTKKRRPTPSGYSTKEGLWRLLGKIWLFMVMLVNTTMDVFMFIITIMFLKDTKTPISAPRDYESSKARRIVHRIISLDDLKFVKNAMNVTINDVALGLTQAGLSKYLNRRYAIGGKDKGATERNNNLPNGIRLRSCLCFNLRSSAGIEDLANMMENGSKGKRGWGNWFGYALLPFKIALRDNPLDYVKEAKATVDRKKRSFEALSTLIMAQLLIKFLGIKVATEVTCKGFSNSTICFTNLVGPQEEIGFCGYPITYFAPSAYGQPSALMINFQSYINKMIIVVSVDENAIPDPHQLLDDFEDSLNLIKNAVIEKGLV; encoded by the exons ATGGAGTCATCTATGGGTGAAGGATTAAGAAGCAGATCATCAGGTCTAAAAGCAATAGAAACAAAGAGGAAAGGGGGAATCGAAGAGTACGATATGGTGACCGTGGAAGACGAGCCATTGAGTCCAATGGCTCGTCTTTTCCACGATAGGAGGTTCGATGTCCATGCTGTTGCGTTTATGGCTAGTAAAACTCGAATCTCACCACACCCTGTGAAGGAAAAGTTGGTGCATACTTTGCTTAAGCATCCTCGTTTCACTAGCTTGATG GTTGTGGATGAAGAAAATTTAATAGACATGAAATGGGTCCAAACAAAGATTGACTTGGACCAACATATTATAATTGTTGAAGTAGATGAAACTCAGCTCGAATCACCCGATAAGTTCGTGGAGGATTATATTTACAACCTAAGCAAAACAAGCCTCGATAGATCAAAGCCACTTTGGGACCTTCACATTATCAATGTCAAAACTCGTCAAGCAGAGTCCGTGGTTGTGTTTAGGGTTCACCATTCTCTTGGCGATGGCACCTCCCTTATTTCTCTTCTACTCGCGTGCACTCGCCAAACTGCTGATAATCTCAAACTTCCTACCATTCCCACCAAGAAAAGGAGGCCTACTCCTTCAG GTTATTCAACAAAGGAAGGGTTGTGGCGATTATTGGGAAAAATTTGGCTTTTCATGGTAATGCTTGTGAATACTACAATGGATGTTTTCATGTTCATCATCACAATCATGTTCCTCAAGGACACCAAAACACCAATCAGCGCCCCGCGTGATTACGAGTCTAGCAAAGCTAGACGAATCGTTCATCGTATAATCAGTCTAGATGatttgaagtttgttaaaaatGCTATGAATGTT ACTATAAATGATGTTGCCCTAGGATTAACACAAGCTGGTTTATCTAAATATCTTAATAGAAGATATG CTATTGGTGGAAAAGACAAGGGAGCAACAGAGAGAAACAATAATCTTCCCAATGGCATTCGACTTCGATCATGTCTTTGTTTCAACCTAAGATCCTCTGCAGGAATTGAA GATCTTGCCAATATGATGGAGAATGGAAGCAAAGGGAAGAGGGGTTGGGGAAATTGGTTTGGTTACGCGTTGTTACCGTTCAAGATTGCACTACGAGATAATCCTTTAGACTACGTGAAAGAAGCTAAAGCGACAGTTGATCGCAAGAAGCGATCCTTTGAAGCTTTATCCACTTTGATCATGGCCCAATTACTAATCAAGTTTCTTGGGATCAAG GTAGCTACAGAGGTGACTTGCAAAGGATTCTCAAATTCAACAATATGTTTCACCAATTTGGTTGGACCACAAGAGGAAATTGGGTTCTGTGGTTACCCCATTACTTATTTTGCTCCAAGTGCCTATGGCCAACCAAGT GCATTGATGATCAATTTCCAAAGCTATATCAATAAGATGATCATCGTCGTATCTGTTGATGAAAATGCTATACCTGATCCACATCAATTGCTTGACGATTTTGAAGATTCTCTTAATCTCATAAAGAACGCTGTCATTGAAAAGGGGCTTGtttag